A segment of the Candidatus Thermoplasmatota archaeon genome:
AGCGATCTCCTCCCGCTCGTCGAGGCGACGAAGCCGCTGAGCGCGATCATGATCTCGCAGCTCCACGCGGTCGAGCCCGGCGAGCGCGTGATCCACGCCCGACGCCTCATGCTCGACCACGAGATCGAGCACCTCCCGGTGCTCCTCGGCGGGCGGCTCGTCGGCATCCTCTCGGAAATGGACATCGCGATCGGGCTCGCCCGCTTCAAGGACTCGGTCCCCGTGAACCGCCAGCACGCGCAGCTCAAGGCCTTCCTCGTGGACGAGATCATGGTGAGGAACGTGACGACCGCGACGCCCGACATGCCCGCGAACGAGGCCGCCCGGCTCATGCGCGCGAAGGACGTCGGCGCGCTCCCCGTCATCGCGCCCGCGGGGAAGATCGCGGGGCTCGTGACCCGCAGCGACCTGCTGGGCCTCGTCGAGACCTGACGGATTCATGGGGGGGAACGGCGAATCCAGCCACGTGAGCGCGGATGCGCCCGATCAGCCCACCCGTCGGCGACCGACCGACGAGGCCGTCGTCGCGGCCGCCGTGAAGGTCCTCCTCGCGCGCGGCACCGTCGAGAGCCAGCGGCGGCTCTGGGAGCTCGTGGTGCGGGAGCTCAAGCGCCAGGACCCGGCCTTCGCGGTCGGCCCCGCCCGCGTGCGGACCCTCGTCCTGAGGAGCGGCCTCGTGAACGCGGAGATCAAGGCCCGCATCAAGGGCGTCACGGGCGACCTCGCCGCGTGCCCCGTGTGTCGCTCGAAGCTCGCGCGCACGTCGAACCGGACCCTTGCCGGCGCGACGACGGCGCTCGGCTACCGGTGCACGCGCTGCGCGTGGTGGACGGGCCGCGACCTTCGCGAGCCGCACCGCTACGTGTTCCACGCGAAGCTCGAGCGCCGCGCCAAGCAGGCCGTCTTCCGGGGGTCCCGCCAGGTTGAGCTCTGAGCCGCGCCGGAAGGTCGTCGTCATCGTGGTCGCGCGCGCCCCGCTCGCGGTCCTCGCGCTCAAGCGCCCCGAGAAGGACCCTACCGCCGCGGCGGGCGCCTGGCAGCCGGTCACCGGGAACGTCGACGACGGCGAACGCGAGGCCGACGCCGCGCCCCGCGAGGTGCTCGAGGAGACGGGCCTCGAAGGCCGCCTGCACGACCTCGGCCTGACGCTCCGGTTCACCCCCGAGAAGGGCCGCCACGCCGGGCGTCCCGTCGAGGAGCGCGTGTTCGTCCTCGAGGCGGCCTCGCGCGACGTCGAGCTCTCGCGCGAGCACGAAGCCTACGCGTGGCTCACGCCCGAGGAGGCGATTGCCCGCTACCCGTTCGCCCACCAGAAGGAGGCGACACGTCGCGCGCTTCAGTACGTCTTGGAAACGTAGACCGGCGTCTCGGTGGGCTTCCCGCAGTGCGCGCAGGCGCCCTTGTAGCCACGGTTCGGCAGGACGAGCGTCGATCGCGCATCCTCCGCGAAGGCCGCGCCGAACGCGACGTCGACCGGCACGCCGAGGACCGTCTTGCCGGACGTCTCCTCGATGGCCTCGCCGCACGCCTCGGCGCCGCACCATCCGACGCGCGCGACCCCCACATGGTCGCGCGCCTCGAGCGCGTCGCCCGCCTGTTTGACGTTCTCCTCGAGGAGCTGGCGCGCGCGGCGCGTCATGCCCTCGGCGACGTCCCCGAGGAGCGAGGGGATCCTCGACGGCAGATCGGCCCACGCGACGAACGCCTTCTCGCCGGAGTCGCGACGGACGACGACCGCCTGCTTCTTGTCGACGTCCCGCGGCCCGATCTCGACGCGAAGGGGAACGCCCTTCATCTCCCAATCGTTGTACTTGAAGCCGGCCGTCTCCTCGCGATCGTCGACGTGCACGCGGATGCCCGCGCCCGAAAGCGTCGCGGCGACTTCGCGCGCGGCCTCGACGACGCCGGCCTCCTTGCCCTTGAACAGGATGGGGACGATGACGGCCTGGATGGGGGCGACCCCGGGCGGAAGCATGAGGCCCTTGTCGTCGCCGTGCACGCTGATGATCGCGCCGAGGAGCCGCTCGGACATGCCGTAGGTCGTCTGGTGCGCGAACACGTGCTCGCCGGATTCGCTTTCGTACTTGATGTCGTACGGCTTCGCGAAGTTGTCCTTGTAGTGGTGGAACGTCGCGATCTGGAGCGTCTTGCGCTCGGGCAGGAGCGCGTCCGCGCCGATCGAGTAGAACGCGCCCGGGAACTTGTCCCACTCCGGGCGACGGTTCAGCATATACGGAAGGCAGAGCTTCTCGGCGAGGCGCGCCCAGATCTCGAG
Coding sequences within it:
- a CDS encoding NUDIX domain-containing protein, which codes for MSSEPRRKVVVIVVARAPLAVLALKRPEKDPTAAAGAWQPVTGNVDDGEREADAAPREVLEETGLEGRLHDLGLTLRFTPEKGRHAGRPVEERVFVLEAASRDVELSREHEAYAWLTPEEAIARYPFAHQKEATRRALQYVLET
- a CDS encoding CBS domain-containing protein, producing the protein MKVKEIMTRDVVTVDKDEKLERVVSLMEKHRISKVPVVERGGLVGVVTDGDVVDELGAIRNKATTANSLHVSSAMRRNPLTINPDADVEDAVDVFRENGLGLLPVVHDRSLVGVVTKSDLLPLVEATKPLSAIMISQLHAVEPGERVIHARRLMLDHEIEHLPVLLGGRLVGILSEMDIAIGLARFKDSVPVNRQHAQLKAFLVDEIMVRNVTTATPDMPANEAARLMRAKDVGALPVIAPAGKIAGLVTRSDLLGLVET
- the proS gene encoding proline--tRNA ligase, which produces MGKSDNFSEWYNDIVEKADLIDKRYPIKGLDVWRPYGLAAMRAIDRFIHEEMQRTKHDEVEFPLFIPKTEFQKEADQIKGFGSEVYWVTHGGDNELDIPLVVRPTSETAMYPMFALWVRSHKDLPLKIYQIVNVFRYETKQTRSFMRVRQIHFFEAHTAHVDYEDAERQIHEDLEIWARLAEKLCLPYMLNRRPEWDKFPGAFYSIGADALLPERKTLQIATFHHYKDNFAKPYDIKYESESGEHVFAHQTTYGMSERLLGAIISVHGDDKGLMLPPGVAPIQAVIVPILFKGKEAGVVEAAREVAATLSGAGIRVHVDDREETAGFKYNDWEMKGVPLRVEIGPRDVDKKQAVVVRRDSGEKAFVAWADLPSRIPSLLGDVAEGMTRRARQLLEENVKQAGDALEARDHVGVARVGWCGAEACGEAIEETSGKTVLGVPVDVAFGAAFAEDARSTLVLPNRGYKGACAHCGKPTETPVYVSKTY